The sequence CCGACCAGGTTGCCTGCCCAAAGCCCGCGCTAATCGTCAGTCGATTGTTGACCACCAGTTCGCCGTAAACGCCGTAGGTGGTCATCGCGGTCGTCGCATCGCCGCCCACGCCCAGCCGCCAGCGGAGGTTCGTGGGGTTGGTGTGTTTTTCGGGGATGGCCGCGGCTACCTCAGCCGGAGCCAGTGCGTAGGGTGATCGATAGCGCACTCGCCGTAGTCGTCGTTGCCAGCTATCGACCCACTCGTCTGACTGGGCCAGGCTGGCAATTCGATCGACCGATTTAATGTTCGCCAAAAACGACGCCCCCGTTGGCTGCGTCGGTGGGGCGGTTGGTGAGGTGGCACCGGGTGCGTTCGTTACCCGATCGACCGGATTGGCATTTGAGTAGACAGGTGTTTCATGCAGACGTGGCGATGAGGAACGCGTTGGAGAAGTGGGCACTGATGAATTGAACGTACCTGATGGCTGATTGCCACCGCTGGTATTGGGCGCGGCGCGTTGCGATAACAACGTTCGCCGGTTGCCCTTCCGCGACCCGACCCGGTTGGCTACCGACCGATCTGCTGATCCGGTACCGGCGCTGACTTCGGCGCGCCCGTTGGTCGTCGGCATGCCATTGCCGCTGGCCTCGGGCGTTGCGGCATCTGGTTCAGGCGGTGAGGTAGGCGCGGCTACGACCCGTTCGTCCGTTGCGCGGGGCAAGGCACCTTGCGGCTGAGCCGTTCGGGTCGACCAGCGTTCGGCAGGCAACGTACCTGGTGCATCGGCGGCGTTGGGTTCAGCTACCGGCACTGGCACTGAATTGGGTACAACCCGTGGCGGAACGGCCGAGCGCGACAGCGACGTACCCGGCGCCACACCCGCCGGCGCGAACGTACCTGACCCGGCACCCGGCTCCAGTGGCGACGGCATAGCCACCGGCACGCGCTGCACCACATACACCGTATCGGGGCGGGGTTGGCTGGCAATGTCCGTAACGGTCTTTTGCAGGCTCGTCTGCACCTGTTCCAGCTTCGATACCGTGGTGGTCAGCGTCTGAATCCGGTCGTTCAGCGTTTGGTTGGTCCGGTATTGCCAGATCGACACCACCAGCAGGCTGGCGGCTGCCGCGGCCGTGAAAGCTGGTTGCAGCCAATGCACGGGTGCGTGCCAGATCGAAGGCGGAAAGCCCCGGCCAGCCATAAACCGCCGCAATTGCGTCCAATTTTTTTCTTGAAATGGCGGATTGACCTCCTCCAGTTTTCGCCGGAGCGCGTCGTCAAAACGGTCATTAGTCATAGTAGCGGGAAGAAGACTGTGGATGAGATGACCGGTGGGCCATCGTAACTAATTCCTGAAGCCGAAGCCGGGCGCGCAAGAAATGGGAGCGAACCGTCGCCTCGTTGGCATTAAGGCTATCGGCTACCTCGCGCAGGCTGTAGCCGTCGACCACATGCATCATAAACACGGTGCGGGGCACAGGCGGCAGCTGTTGCACCAGACTCAGAATCTCGTCGGCCGAGAGCCGGTCGACCACCGTCTCGTCGGTGTTGGCCACGTCGGGTGGCGTATGCGCCGGATTGGCCGGGGTTGCGGAGATCGTGTCGAGCTTGTGGTATTTACGGTGGTAGCTGATGGCCGTATTCACCACGATGGTGCGGAGCCAGGCCTTAAACGGCAGGGCCGAATCGTAGGAGCCGAGGTGCTGGAATACCTTCAGGAAGCTTTCGTTCAGCACATCGTCGGCCTCATCGACATTCGCCATGTAGCGCAGGCATATGCTCTTGGCATAGCTATAGTATTGCCGAAACAGCGTTCGTTGCGCGCGAACGTCGTTGCCTCGGCAAGCCTCGATAACACTCAGCAAATCGTTATCGGTAAACGTAGATTTTCGGCGAAACAGCAAGCCCGTTAGTAGCTAAGGTCCATAATTAGAAGTCAGTTTTTCTTACGCCACACGGCGTGAAAGTGTTGCAGTGGCAGGCCATACCGGGTCAAAAAAAAGCGCAATAATTCGTTGAGTGTCTGGTGCAACGCTCCATTCATCGGCCGCGTAAAGAAGGGCAAATGACCGACAGGATAATGAATATACTTATACTGGGTGGAATGCAAGCCTATGGGCCGGGCCTGCCTGGCGGCAAGAGCTACGTGAGTCAGCTAATCAGGCGGCTTCGGGCCGATGGATACGCGGTGCAGGTCGACCAATATGGACCGCTGACGCTACCAGAAGCGGCTACGTTGCTGTCGCGGCTGAAACTGTACGACTACGACTACCTGCTTCTGCAACTGGGCGATGCAGAACTGGCCCAACCCTACCGGTGGCCTGTTCGCCACCCCGCCACCCACCTCAACCCAAGCCTGGGTACGTGGCTGCGACGGCGGGTCAGTCAGCTGCATTTGTGGGCGCGGCGCCATCAGACCGCTCCGATGCGCGTGCTGCGGCATCAGCTGGCCACGGTGCTGATGCTGGTACAACCCTACCGTAACCGCACGCTGATGGTGCCGCCCCTGCCCCAGCGCCGGGCGGGGGCAGCGTTGCAACAAGCGCTGACCCAATCGCTTTTCCTCGACGAGTCACGGCTGTGGGGTGTTCCCTGCTACGACGTGGCAACGTTGCTCGACCACGATAGCCTGCTGTTTCAGACCGACACGACCGATGACCTGAACGAGTTGGCGCACGAACTGCTGGGCAGCACCCTGCACACCCAACTGATTGAACACGATCCCGTGCCACCTGAGCGCCCCCGCTGGCGTCGCCCGTCTACGTCTTAATCGCCTTACCCCGTACGCGTTCCATAGTCCAATTCCCAATTCACGAAAACCACTATGCTCCAAAAACTCTTATTCGGGCTGGCGCTGCTCGTCGCCGTGGCGGCCTGCACCCAGCAAAACAACTCGCTCGATCCGCAGCAGGACGACGAAGCCACGGCGGTGATCAACTCGCTGGCCCGGCTGGGCAACCCCAACAACGCCACCGGCGTTACCGGCAAGCCCTGTAGCGAAACCCTGATCGACAAAGCGCAGGTGCCGCAGGCCATTTTCGACTACCTGGCCAAAACCTACCCGACCTACGCCTTTGTGCAGGCCGAGCAGGGCACCGATCCCAAAGGCGCGACCTTCTACGAAATCCAGTTTACGCTCGATGGCAAGAAGCGGCAACTCCATTTCGACGCGGCTGGCACCGTACTGGCTGGCCCCGGCAACGGCCCGAAAGGCCCCGGCCCCGGTGGCCCCAAGGGCTTCACGGCAACGCCACCCGTCCGGACCGACATTACTATCGATAAACTGCCGAAGCCGGTACTCGATTACATGGCGGTCAATTTTACCGGGTATACGTTCGTAAAGGCTGAAGTCGTCACCGACCCCACCACCGGCGCCGTGCTGTTTTATGATGTACGTTACACGCTGAACGGGAAGACCCGCGACGCTCACTTCGACGTAAACGGTAATCTGCAGGCGCCGAAACGCGGACCTGGTGGCCCCGGTGGCGGTCCCGGTGGTCCGGGCGGTGGCCCCGGTAATGGCGGTTGATTAACGAACTAACCTATGATGATGGCCCCTACCTGCGCAGGTAGGGGCTTTTTTTGTGTGGGCGTGTTTCTGGTGCGCTCGCTAAAGCGCAGGTGGATCAGGGGTAAAATGGCTGCGTTGCGACTTACGCTAGTAGAGCCCTCGCTAACGATCACCAAACGGTTTGATAGCGGTTGGGCAGCTTCCTAAAATCAACGTTCGCTATGCTACGTACCCTTGCCTTTTCCCTATCGGTTTGCCTAAGTGCCGGGTTTGTCCAGGCCCAGTCTTTGCGCCCACCGGCCTATCCGCTCATCACGCACGACCCCTATTTCAGTGTCTGGAGCACGACCGACAAACTCACCGAATCGCCCACCCGCCATTGGACGGGCAAGGCGCAGTCGCTGGAAGGCGTAATTCGGGTGGATGGCAAAGCCTATCAGTTTCTCGGTGCTATCCCAACCAACTACCGGACAATCCTGGCAACGGGCGAACTAAAGCCCTATCCGGCCCAATACACCTTCGCAAAACCCGCCGCCGGTTGGGAAACGCCCGATTTCAACGCGACGGGCTGGCAGTCGGGCATGGGGCCCTTTGGCGATACGCCCGAAGCCAAAACCCGCTGGCGGAATGTCCGCACTAATCCCGACGGGATCTACTACCGCCGTGAGTTTGATTACGACGGCAAAAGCGACCCCTCGGCCATGCTGCTGTCGATCAACCACGACGACGATGTTAAGGTGTACCTCAACGGCACGCTCATCCTCGAAAAGGCCGATTACATCAGCGAGTACGTGAACCTGCCTCTCTCGGCGGCGGGCCAGAAAGCGCTGCGCACGGGCCGGAACGTGCTGGCGGTGCATTGCGTGAGCCCACGGGGCGGGTCGTTCATCGACGTGGGCCTGATCGTACCGGCGCCTACCTCGGCTGGGGTTAGCCCCGCCACCCAAACCGACGTCACGGTGTCGGCCACGCAAACGGAGTATACGTTTCTGGCGGGTCCGGTGTCGCTGACGGCCAATTTCCTGTCCCCGTTACTGCTCAATAACATTGACCTGGCGGCGCGTCCCGTAACGTACCTGACCTTCACGACCCGTTCCACGGATGGCAAACCGCATACCGTACAACTCTACGTCAGCGCGGCCGGTACGCTGGCGTCACACTCGGCGGGGCAGGATGTCGCTGCCAGGACGGGCAAAGCAACGGGTGGCGTGCAGTGGCTACAGGTCGGTACGCAGCAGCAACCGGTTTTGCAGCGAAAGGGCGACAACGTGCGCATCGACTGGGGGTACGCTTATCTGGCTGCACCCGCATCCACCAACGCCCAACTGGCGCCCGGCTCGCTGACGGCTCTGAAAAACACGTTTGTGACGGAGGGCGCACTGGCCCCGGCTACGGGTGAAGAAACCGTTGGGTCGGCCGGGGAGGTAGGTCTGGCTGTGAGTGTACCGGTTGGTTCGGTGGGTACGTCGCCCGTGCAAAAACACCTTATGCTGGCCTATGACGATGAGTATTCGGTGCAGTATTTCGGGCAGAACCTGCGGCCCTGGTGGCGGCGCGACAACAAAACCGACATGCCCGCTCTGCTGCGCACGGCCGAAGCCGACTACAGCCAACTGGTGAAACAGAGCACTGCCTTCGACAAAAAACTGTATGCCGATGCGCTGAAAGCCGGTGGCAAACAGTACGCCGATCTGTGCGCACTGGCCTATCGGCAGGCGATTGCGGCGCACAAAATTGTAGCAGGTCCGAAAGGGGAGGTGTTCTTCTTCTCGAAAGAAAATTTCAGCAACGGGTCTATCGGCACCGTCGACGTGACCTACCCGTCGGCGCCGCTGTTTCTGCTGTATAACCCCACGCTGCTGACGGGCATGACCGAGCCTATTTTTCAGTATTCGGAAAGTGGCCGCTGGACCAAACCCTTCGCTGCACACGACGTGGGAACGTATCCACAGGCCAACGGGCAAACTTACGGTGAAGACATGCCCGTGGAGGAGTGCGGTAACATGCTCCTGCTGACGGCGGCGATTGTGAAAGCGCAGGGCAATGCAGCCTACGCCAAGAAGCACTGGCCCGTGCTGACGACCTGGGTAAACTACCTGCGTGACAACGGCTTCGACCCGGCTAATCAACTCTGCACCGACGATTTTGCCGGGCATCTGGCTCGCAACGCCAACCTGTCGCTCAAAGCGATTCTGGGTATCGCGGCCTATGGGCAGATGGCCGCTATGCAGGGCGACCGCAAAACCGCCGACACGTACCTGGCTATTGCCCGTGACATGGCTACGCGCTGGCAACGACTCGCCGCCGACAACCGGCACTACGACCTGACGTTTGAGAATAAAGCCGATACCTGGAGCCAGAAATACAATTTGGTTTGGGACAAGTTGCTGGGGCTGAACATCTTCCCCAAAACGGTGGCGCAGGAAGAAATCGCTTACTACCTGACCAAACAGCAACCCTACGGCCTGCCGCTCGACAGCCGCAAGACCTACACCAAATCGGACTGGATTATGTGGACGGCAACGATGGCTGATTCAGAGCGGGATTTTCAGGCGTTCATCGCGCCTGTCTGGAAGTTTGCCAACGAAACGCCCTCGCGCGTTCCCCTGACCGACTGGCACGAAACCACCGATGCCAAACAGGTGGGTTTCCAGGCGCGCTCGGTAGTGGGCGGCTATTACATCAAGCTATTGGAAAAAGCATTCAAGGCGAAGAAATAAGAGTCGTTTCTTCTTGTTGCTGATTGGGTAAATGCTCTGATTATTAGGAATTTATAATTTTCTTGTCATCCCGGCCGGGATGACAAGAAAGACCGTACACTCCCTTCAATTCAATCGCGGGTCGATGGGCTGGGTGAGCCAGACCCGGAAGCGGGATTGGTCGTCGAGCGTATTGCCGGCTGACGCGTAGTCGCAGAGCCTGAGCGGCACGGGTTTATTGTCGCCTTCCTTGTGCGATTCGAGCCGGAACAGGGCGTCAAACTGCATCCAGAGTCCGGTTTTCGCCGCCGAAACCGGCTTTAGCTCAACGTACCCGTCTTGCCCGACTACGGGGCTGATGGTTTCATCGACGCTGGGACCGCCCAGCCGGGCATCGCGGGTGAGCACGACGGGTCCGCGCACAATGGCCAGATGCTGCGGCATATCGCCCAGCCGGACCACCCGCCCGCGCATATCCAGCGTTAGGCTAAGCTGATCACCGGTCTGCCAGGTACGTTTAATGGCTACATATTCACCCGCCACAACTGTCGGCACTGCCTGCCCGTTGACTGTTACGGTCGACTGAACGCTCCAGGCCGGGATACGTACCCGGACGGTAAACGATTCGGTCTTGGGCAGCGACAGGTGCAGCGTACTTTGCCCAGAAACCGGATAGTCGGTTTGCTGGCGCAGGCTGACCGACTGCCCGCCCGGCGTGTTGGCCAGGTACGTTCCTTCGGCGTAGAAATTAACCTGGACGCCATCCGCTCGGCTCATCACGACTGTCTGTGGGAGGGTGAACAACCCCCGCGGGCCACTGGCTACGCAGCAGTTGAGGCCCATACCGCACTGCTCGCCGCCTTCCAAACGCTGCCCGCTCAGGGGCGTGTATTTGGTCCAGTCGGAGCCGTCGGCTTTCATCGACCCGAGCAGCGCGTTGTAATACGTTTGCTCGATGGCATCGGCATACCGGGCGTCGCCGGTGAGGCGCAGCAGTTGCTGACTCAGCTTGATCCAGGTGGCTGTCACGCAGGTTTCCTGGTAGTGGTTGATCGACAGCGTTTGCAGCGCTTTCCCGCCAAACCAGCATTCCACGCTCGAGCCCGACCCCGCCAGATTGATCTCGGTATCCCGGATGTTCTGCCACGTTTTCTCGACGGCGGCTTTGTAGGCGGGCTTGCCCGTCAGCCGGTATAGTTCGAGCAGACCCTCGTAGCACGACATCATCTCGTAGGCTTTCTGCCCCTGTTCCCAGCCAAACCAGTTTTTGGGCTTTGGGAATCGGTTGGCCACATCCACGTCAGCTTTGGCAATCAGTTGCGGCCCCTCGGGCGACTCCCACTGTTGCACAATGGTTTCGGCAAACGCCAGATACCGCTTGTCGGCGGTGCGGCTGTAGAGCAGGCAGACTGGTTCGAGCACCGAGGTCGCGGCCATGCCCCGGTGATTACCCTGTTTCACCAGCAGCGCTTTCCGCGCCGACAGTTCGTTGATCAGGTGATCGGTTACTTTGCTGGCAGCGTTTAGACTGCGTTTGTCATTCGTCAGGTCATAGTAGGCCAGCAGCCCCAGCAGGCAATATTTGCGGCCCCAGATGTCCCATTGTTGCAGGTGGCTGGTATCGGCGTAGTTGCCGATGTAGCCGTCGGGCGTTTGGGTGGCGAGCAGGTCGGCAACGGCTTTGTCCAGCACGTTTTTGAGTTGGGGTTCGGGCCGGTAGCGGTAGGCCAACACGGCCGAGGTAAACCATTTTCCCCAGAATTCGCTCTGCCAGCAACGAGTTTCGGTGCGGTCGCGAAACGGGGCCACCAGCCGATCAACGTTTTGCGCCAGGATACGGTGCTGATACGATGCATCCAGTCGGTCGCCCACAAAACCCGTCAGCCGGGCCGATTGGGCGGGTTGTAGCTGGTCAGCCACGGCCGGTTTAACCACAACCTGCGCCAGACCATGCGGAACGGCAATCAGCCAACCGGCCAACGCGATCAAACTCAGAGGAAACAGACGCATACCAGTAGGGTTTTCGGGGGTCTGCATCAGAGAGGCGCCAGCCAGCTGTACTTACTGATGTTGGTACGAAAAGCGATGCATCGTGGACGTGTCGCTCATACGAGCGACATTCCAACGGTTGAACGTACCTGGCGGTCTAGTGCGAAAAAGCTTTCTCTGATGCGCTACGTTGTCTGTTTACTGACCCTCTTCGTAATGGCGTGTAGTACGCCTGCCGACATGACGCCCGATTTGCTTTATCGGACCTATACCTACGTGCAGAAGAATCCCGGCGGCACGGATCAAACGGTTATCGTCACGTTGACGCGGCAAAACGAGGTCCGTTTCGGGGTGGATAAACAACTAGCTATCTGTTGCGCGCCCACCCGCTTCCGGGCGACTACTACCACGATTGAGTTTCTGGGTCCAGAGGTGCCGAATCCCGTTTGTGCCGCGGTCGATTGCCGTATGTCGGAGTTGGTTGCCAGCACGCCCTGGCAAATTGAGCGGCTAAACGCCATCGAGCTAGTGATCACAACCAATCAGCAGCGGCTCGTGCTAACCGCCCAGTAAACCGATTCAGCCTGTTTTTCACCGATGCTATCGTTTGTGTGGAAAACAGGCTGAGTAGTTAATAATTAGGCTAGTTAAGTAGTGTTTTTGTCATCCCGACGTTAGGAGGGGTCTTGACGTATCCTCACTTGAGACTAATGACGCATCAAGATCCCTCCTAACATCGGGATGACAAAAATGTCGCCCACTGCTCACTGTTCACGACGCTTCACTTCTTCAGCAACTCGGCCCGCTGATCGTCGCGGAGGGTTGGGTACGTGATGCCCAGTTGCTCCAGGTACGTCTTGTATTTCGACGGATCGTAGTAATAGGGCTTGAGCTTCGGTTTGAAATCGGTCATGATCTTCTGGTTGAGGTACACCGCCGGGAATTCCTTGTTGGAAATCAGCGGCGTATACTTCTGCTCTTTCGTCTGCTCGTTGACGTAGTAGTCTTTCGCCTGCTGGATCAGGTCGGGTTTCAGGAGCAGATCGAGCAGGGTCATGGCCTCGG comes from Fibrella aestuarina BUZ 2 and encodes:
- a CDS encoding RNA polymerase sigma factor, whose protein sequence is MLFRRKSTFTDNDLLSVIEACRGNDVRAQRTLFRQYYSYAKSICLRYMANVDEADDVLNESFLKVFQHLGSYDSALPFKAWLRTIVVNTAISYHRKYHKLDTISATPANPAHTPPDVANTDETVVDRLSADEILSLVQQLPPVPRTVFMMHVVDGYSLREVADSLNANEATVRSHFLRARLRLQELVTMAHRSSHPQSSSRYYD
- a CDS encoding glutaminase family protein; the protein is MLRTLAFSLSVCLSAGFVQAQSLRPPAYPLITHDPYFSVWSTTDKLTESPTRHWTGKAQSLEGVIRVDGKAYQFLGAIPTNYRTILATGELKPYPAQYTFAKPAAGWETPDFNATGWQSGMGPFGDTPEAKTRWRNVRTNPDGIYYRREFDYDGKSDPSAMLLSINHDDDVKVYLNGTLILEKADYISEYVNLPLSAAGQKALRTGRNVLAVHCVSPRGGSFIDVGLIVPAPTSAGVSPATQTDVTVSATQTEYTFLAGPVSLTANFLSPLLLNNIDLAARPVTYLTFTTRSTDGKPHTVQLYVSAAGTLASHSAGQDVAARTGKATGGVQWLQVGTQQQPVLQRKGDNVRIDWGYAYLAAPASTNAQLAPGSLTALKNTFVTEGALAPATGEETVGSAGEVGLAVSVPVGSVGTSPVQKHLMLAYDDEYSVQYFGQNLRPWWRRDNKTDMPALLRTAEADYSQLVKQSTAFDKKLYADALKAGGKQYADLCALAYRQAIAAHKIVAGPKGEVFFFSKENFSNGSIGTVDVTYPSAPLFLLYNPTLLTGMTEPIFQYSESGRWTKPFAAHDVGTYPQANGQTYGEDMPVEECGNMLLLTAAIVKAQGNAAYAKKHWPVLTTWVNYLRDNGFDPANQLCTDDFAGHLARNANLSLKAILGIAAYGQMAAMQGDRKTADTYLAIARDMATRWQRLAADNRHYDLTFENKADTWSQKYNLVWDKLLGLNIFPKTVAQEEIAYYLTKQQPYGLPLDSRKTYTKSDWIMWTATMADSERDFQAFIAPVWKFANETPSRVPLTDWHETTDAKQVGFQARSVVGGYYIKLLEKAFKAKK
- a CDS encoding glycoside hydrolase family 127 protein; its protein translation is MRLFPLSLIALAGWLIAVPHGLAQVVVKPAVADQLQPAQSARLTGFVGDRLDASYQHRILAQNVDRLVAPFRDRTETRCWQSEFWGKWFTSAVLAYRYRPEPQLKNVLDKAVADLLATQTPDGYIGNYADTSHLQQWDIWGRKYCLLGLLAYYDLTNDKRSLNAASKVTDHLINELSARKALLVKQGNHRGMAATSVLEPVCLLYSRTADKRYLAFAETIVQQWESPEGPQLIAKADVDVANRFPKPKNWFGWEQGQKAYEMMSCYEGLLELYRLTGKPAYKAAVEKTWQNIRDTEINLAGSGSSVECWFGGKALQTLSINHYQETCVTATWIKLSQQLLRLTGDARYADAIEQTYYNALLGSMKADGSDWTKYTPLSGQRLEGGEQCGMGLNCCVASGPRGLFTLPQTVVMSRADGVQVNFYAEGTYLANTPGGQSVSLRQQTDYPVSGQSTLHLSLPKTESFTVRVRIPAWSVQSTVTVNGQAVPTVVAGEYVAIKRTWQTGDQLSLTLDMRGRVVRLGDMPQHLAIVRGPVVLTRDARLGGPSVDETISPVVGQDGYVELKPVSAAKTGLWMQFDALFRLESHKEGDNKPVPLRLCDYASAGNTLDDQSRFRVWLTQPIDPRLN